A region of the Candidatus Anoxymicrobium japonicum genome:
CTGGGAGAGCGCCTTGCCGTTGGCGTCGATGTAAAGGAGGGCAAGGTTGCCTTGCGTGGCTGGATGGGCGTCTCACAGGAGAAGCCCGAAGCCGCCATCGATCGTCTCGCGTCTGTTGGAGTACGACGGATAATCTACACCGATACGACGAGAGACGGCACGCTCCACGGCCCAAATTTCAAGGGACTCGAGGCTATCGCGAGAGTTTCCCCGATCCCCGTGATTGCCTCGGGCGGTGTTAGCGCAGTCGAAGATATTACTCGCGTTTCCCAAATGAGCCCACTGGGCATTGAAGGAGTGATAGTGGGGATGGCTTTGTACAAGGAGCATTTCACTCTCGGCGAAGCGTTCGCGGCGCTAAGGAGCGCTTAAATGCTTGCCAAACGTATAATTCCATGTCTCGACGTTGAAGGCGGAAGGGTCGTAAAGGGCGTCCATTTTGTGAATTTGC
Encoded here:
- the hisA gene encoding 1-(5-phosphoribosyl)-5-[(5-phosphoribosylamino)methylideneamino]imidazole-4-carboxamide isomerase — encoded protein: MTETTEFLVIPAVDIMGGRCVRLRRGLADEETVFDKDPARAALRWQEEGARLLHVVDLDGAFSGKPVNSGVIRDIASALSIPIEVGGGIRSSADAFSYVESGISRVVVGTAAFEDADFLAEVAGGLGERLAVGVDVKEGKVALRGWMGVSQEKPEAAIDRLASVGVRRIIYTDTTRDGTLHGPNFKGLEAIARVSPIPVIASGGVSAVEDITRVSQMSPLGIEGVIVGMALYKEHFTLGEAFAALRSA
- a CDS encoding imidazole glycerol phosphate synthase subunit HisF (catalyzes the conversion of 5-[(5-phospho-1-deoxyribulos-1-ylamino)methylideneamino]-1-(5-phosphoribosyl)imidazole-4-carboxamideand glutamine to imidazole-glycerol phosphate, 5-aminoimidazol-4-carboxamideribonucleotide and glutamate; the HisF subunit acts as a cyclase), coding for MLAKRIIPCLDVEGGRVVKGVHFVNL